GGTCGTGGCCGACGCCGACGATGACGGCGGCCTCGCCGCGGACCTCGGCGACGGTCAACTCGGTGACCCGGCGGTGCTCGCCGGGACCGAGGGAGTAGTACTCGCCGGTGTTGCCGTTGGGGGTGACGGTCCGTACGCCGCCGTCGAGGAGGCGGCGCAGCAGCGCACGGTACGCGTCCTCGTCGATGCCGCCGGCCGCGTCGAAGGGGGTGACGGGGATGGCGACGGCCTCGGCGAGTGCGGGCCTGAGGTGGTCCATGGGGCCGGCCTTCCGGTCGGGGGCGGCGGCGTCGGCCGCGGCCGGGGCGGCGGTCATGCGGGGAACGCCCGGGCGAGGAACGACGCGATGTGGTCGTGCAGCGCGGCGCCCGCCGCCTGGGCGTCGCCGGCGGCGGCGAGCCGGAGGATCTCCCGGTGCTCGCCGGCCTCGCGCTCCCAGGAGGGGTTGGCGGACCAGGCGACGGTGGAGACCAGCGCGGCCTGGTCGCGCAGGTCGTCGAGCATGCGGCTGAGCAGCGGGTTGCCGCAGGGCAGGTACAGGGCGCGGTGGAAGTCGCGGTTGGCGAGGCTGCGGTCGGCGGCGTCGGGCGCGGACTCGGCGCGCACCAGGGCCTCTTCCGCGGCGAGCAGCGACGCCTCCAGCGCGACGGTGCGGCGCAGCGCCTCGGGTTCGAGCAGCAGGCGGACGTCGTAGACCTCGCGGGCCATGGCGGCGTCCACGGTGCGCACGGTGACGCCCTTGTACTGGCTCATCACCACGAGCCCGGAGCCGGCCAGCGTCTTGAGCGCCTCGCGCACCGGCGTCTTGGAGACCCCGAACTGCGCGGCGAGGTCGGTCTCGACGAGCGGCTGCCCGGGGGTGAGCTTGCCGGTGAGGATGGCGTGCTTGATCGCGTCCTGCACGTACTGCGTGCGGGAGGGGATCGGGCCTGGAGCGAAGGTCATGGCCGCCCTTGGGTATCTCAGGTATCGCGTCTCATATATGACGTACGAAGTACGACGCGCTGAAAGTAGGGCGGCACGGGGGGTTCGTCAATGGGTGCGGCGGCACGACTTCCGTGCCGCCGGGGGGAGTTGGGCGGCGTACGCGGGTGCGGGCGGGCGGCGTACGGGCACCGGCCTCGTACGACGCGTGCGGATCAGGCGGTGCAGCCGGCGCGCAGCAGCGCGGCCTCGGCGAGCCGCCGGGAGACGGTGACGGGCTCGGGCACGGCGGAGAGCCCGTAGAGCACGGTCGCGCCCTCGTGGATCAGCAGCAGCTCGTCGGCGAGGAGCCCGGTGTCCTCCGCCCCGGCCCGCTCGCACAGCTCGCGCAGATAGCCGCGCAGCCAGTGCTTCTGGTCGGCGATGACCTGG
The Streptomyces sp. CNQ-509 DNA segment above includes these coding regions:
- a CDS encoding GntR family transcriptional regulator — its product is MTFAPGPIPSRTQYVQDAIKHAILTGKLTPGQPLVETDLAAQFGVSKTPVREALKTLAGSGLVVMSQYKGVTVRTVDAAMAREVYDVRLLLEPEALRRTVALEASLLAAEEALVRAESAPDAADRSLANRDFHRALYLPCGNPLLSRMLDDLRDQAALVSTVAWSANPSWEREAGEHREILRLAAAGDAQAAGAALHDHIASFLARAFPA